A genomic region of Noviherbaspirillum sp. L7-7A contains the following coding sequences:
- a CDS encoding TolC family protein, translating into MKKFILLLACALSGLSAAAQDTGMALRLDDAQRIALDSNHDLRLALTALRNAQAGVRSADVGPNPLLTLQTVNINPSQGVGSGPLRSKAVDTTVRIDQQIERGGKRALRVENAQLLEQAARNDLGDVRRQMRLAVAQAYYDLLEAQERRDIVRETASLYQKTREAAVQRRKAGDIAGADVARVEVDALRAANDVNQVEAEVRRAQQTLALALGGLTGTSDLRATDAWPVPDPDLAYEAMADAAIANRADIRAAEARVRAADAALRLALSLRTRDVTVGVQAEHWPQNGANNQGSGNSVGVSIQIPLFLQNQFTGEIRSAQAAADNAAVALEKIRAAARSELIISASDARQAAIRLRRYDTELLAASAKSADAAEYAFRNGAAGVMDVLDARRTRRATLLEAAAARADHAKALAAWEAAKSNASGDQP; encoded by the coding sequence ATGAAGAAGTTTATTCTGCTGCTCGCCTGTGCATTGTCGGGCTTGAGCGCCGCCGCCCAGGACACTGGCATGGCCCTGAGGCTGGACGATGCGCAACGCATCGCCCTGGACAGCAACCATGACCTGAGGCTGGCCCTGACGGCATTGCGCAATGCGCAGGCCGGCGTGAGGTCCGCCGATGTCGGCCCCAATCCATTGCTGACCCTGCAAACCGTCAACATCAATCCGTCCCAGGGCGTGGGCAGCGGCCCGCTGCGCAGCAAGGCGGTCGACACCACAGTGCGCATCGACCAGCAGATCGAACGCGGCGGCAAGCGCGCGCTGCGGGTCGAAAATGCGCAACTGCTGGAGCAGGCGGCGCGCAACGACCTCGGCGACGTGCGTCGACAGATGCGCCTGGCAGTGGCGCAGGCCTATTACGACCTGCTGGAAGCACAGGAGCGGCGCGACATCGTGCGCGAGACCGCCAGCCTGTACCAGAAGACCCGGGAAGCGGCCGTGCAGCGCCGCAAGGCGGGCGACATCGCCGGCGCCGACGTGGCCCGTGTCGAGGTCGATGCGCTGCGCGCCGCCAACGATGTGAACCAGGTCGAAGCCGAGGTGCGACGCGCGCAGCAGACGCTGGCGCTGGCCCTGGGCGGCCTGACCGGCACATCCGACCTGCGCGCCACCGACGCCTGGCCGGTGCCGGACCCCGACCTTGCCTATGAGGCAATGGCCGACGCGGCGATCGCCAACCGTGCCGACATCCGCGCCGCCGAGGCCCGGGTACGCGCCGCCGACGCCGCGCTGCGCCTGGCCCTGTCGCTGCGCACCCGCGACGTGACGGTCGGCGTGCAGGCCGAACACTGGCCGCAGAACGGCGCCAACAACCAGGGCAGCGGCAATAGCGTTGGCGTGTCGATCCAGATTCCGCTGTTCCTGCAGAACCAGTTCACGGGGGAAATCCGCAGCGCCCAGGCCGCGGCCGACAATGCCGCAGTGGCGCTGGAAAAGATCCGCGCCGCTGCCCGCAGCGAACTCATCATCAGCGCCAGCGACGCGCGCCAGGCAGCCATCCGCCTGCGCCGCTACGACACCGAACTCCTTGCAGCCTCGGCCAAGTCGGCGGATGCTGCTGAATACGCATTCCGCAATGGCGCGGCCGGCGTCATGGATGTGCTTGATGCGCGCCGCACCCGCCGCGCCACCCTGCTCGAAGCGGCTGCCGCCCGCGCAGACCACGCAAAAGCACTGGCTGCCTGGGAAGCCGCCAAATCCAACGCCTCCGGAGACCAGCCATGA
- a CDS encoding efflux RND transporter periplasmic adaptor subunit — MNSKKRIQTVLAVAVAAAMVLGAVSLTRHLQAANQPVVAEPEQVANPAYQNGVLQYPANAPQLSTLRTETANALPLPVSEPLNGRLALDENRTARISSPIAGRVLAVRAEVGDRVARDAVLLQADAPELAAADADNQKAVADERRRKLAYDRARTLLAHEVVPQKEVEAAEADYRQAMAESRRSALRLKNLHASGADNGRFNLRSPLAGVVVERQVTPGMELRPDQAAPLFVVSDPARLWLLVDVPERSLGRVQPGQKVGIETEAYPGVQFAGTVEKVGFGLDPATRRVQVRCSVDNADGRLRPEMFARVSFLADNNRRAIALPNGGLVTEGIHTYAFVEKAPGAFEKRKVSLALRGRDVSFVESGLSAGERVVVEGALLLNAEMASHAR; from the coding sequence ATGAATTCCAAGAAACGCATCCAGACAGTCCTAGCCGTCGCCGTGGCGGCCGCCATGGTGCTGGGCGCCGTCAGCCTCACCCGCCACCTGCAGGCGGCCAACCAGCCTGTCGTCGCCGAGCCCGAGCAAGTCGCCAACCCCGCCTATCAGAATGGCGTGCTGCAATATCCGGCCAATGCGCCGCAACTGTCGACGCTGCGCACCGAAACCGCTAACGCCCTGCCGCTGCCGGTGTCGGAGCCGCTCAACGGCCGCCTGGCGCTGGATGAAAACCGCACTGCCCGCATTTCCAGCCCGATCGCGGGCCGGGTGCTGGCGGTGCGCGCCGAAGTGGGCGACCGCGTCGCCCGCGACGCCGTGCTGCTGCAGGCCGATGCGCCGGAACTGGCCGCCGCCGATGCCGACAACCAGAAGGCCGTGGCCGACGAGCGCCGCAGGAAGCTGGCCTACGATCGCGCCCGCACCTTGCTGGCGCATGAAGTGGTGCCGCAGAAGGAAGTCGAGGCCGCCGAGGCGGATTACCGCCAGGCAATGGCCGAGAGCCGGCGCAGCGCCTTGCGTTTGAAAAACCTGCATGCATCCGGCGCCGACAACGGCAGGTTCAACCTGCGTTCGCCGCTGGCGGGCGTGGTGGTGGAACGCCAGGTCACGCCCGGCATGGAGCTGCGGCCGGACCAGGCCGCGCCGCTGTTCGTGGTCAGCGACCCGGCCAGGCTGTGGCTGCTGGTGGACGTACCCGAACGCAGCCTGGGCCGGGTGCAGCCCGGCCAGAAGGTCGGCATCGAGACCGAGGCCTATCCGGGCGTGCAGTTCGCCGGTACCGTCGAGAAGGTCGGCTTCGGCCTGGACCCGGCCACCCGCCGCGTACAGGTACGCTGCAGCGTCGACAATGCCGACGGCCGCCTGCGGCCGGAAATGTTTGCCCGCGTCTCCTTCCTGGCAGACAACAACCGGCGCGCAATCGCCCTGCCCAACGGCGGCCTGGTGACCGAGGGCATCCATACCTATGCCTTCGTTGAAAAGGCGCCCGGCGCCTTCGAAAAGCGCAAGGTCAGCCTGGCCCTGCGCGGGCGCGATGTGAGTTTTGTTGAAAGCGGCCTGTCGGCCGGTGAAAGAGTAGTGGTGGAAGGTGCGCTGCTGCTGAATGCAGAAATGGCGTCCCATGCTCGATAA
- a CDS encoding sensor histidine kinase, translating to MRSIRLSLLKWLLLPLLLLNLIGAAGTYLLAWRPTQIAFDQSLADVAWALLPYVTQRDGGIVVDLSRQAEQVLRLDHVDAVYFVVRNHKGEIVAGDADFPETPEPKAMNEPEARDGRMRGVAIRVITLSTLVGSEPVTICVAETLWKRISVRSGSNFAGLLIHELLLTLLSVAIVWIAVTRGLAPLRAMQSNLHGRADDDLANLPDDPMALELKPVAAAFNGLLERVRRAARSQQDFLANAAHQLRTPLAGLKTQLEWMDRRHANDPDSARSVAMMLASTERMIRQTNQLLALARAEPTQFQKTRLYPVELDKLVQDSIQHFVEEADKKQIDLGFELAPLTIAGDRFLLRDLIDNLVDNAIRYTQPGGRVTVSCHEADGRGLLRVEDDGPGIPANELDLIFSRFYRLNNDVAGSGLGLAIVRDIVTDHNAELKVGPGSGGRGTVFSVSFALAQEEQEVGAVHPVG from the coding sequence ATGCGCAGCATACGGCTGAGTCTGCTCAAGTGGCTGCTGTTGCCGCTGCTCCTGCTTAACCTGATCGGCGCGGCCGGCACCTACCTGCTGGCCTGGCGCCCGACCCAGATCGCCTTCGACCAGAGCCTGGCCGACGTGGCCTGGGCGCTGCTGCCTTATGTGACGCAGCGCGATGGCGGCATCGTGGTCGATCTGTCGCGCCAGGCCGAGCAGGTGCTGCGGCTGGACCATGTCGATGCCGTGTATTTCGTGGTGCGCAACCACAAGGGCGAGATCGTCGCCGGGGACGCCGATTTCCCGGAAACGCCGGAACCGAAGGCAATGAACGAGCCCGAGGCGCGCGACGGCCGGATGCGCGGCGTGGCAATCCGCGTGATCACCTTGTCAACGCTGGTGGGCAGCGAGCCGGTCACGATTTGCGTTGCCGAAACCTTGTGGAAGCGCATCAGCGTGCGCTCGGGGTCGAACTTCGCCGGGCTGCTGATTCACGAGCTTCTGCTGACCCTGCTGTCGGTGGCGATTGTGTGGATTGCCGTGACGCGCGGCCTGGCGCCATTGCGGGCGATGCAGTCCAACCTGCACGGCCGCGCCGACGATGACCTGGCCAATCTGCCGGATGATCCGATGGCACTGGAACTCAAGCCCGTGGCCGCCGCCTTCAATGGCCTGCTGGAACGGGTGCGCCGGGCCGCCCGCAGCCAGCAGGATTTCCTGGCCAATGCCGCGCATCAGCTGCGCACGCCGCTGGCTGGCCTGAAGACCCAGCTCGAATGGATGGACCGGCGCCACGCCAACGACCCCGACAGCGCCCGTTCGGTGGCGATGATGCTGGCCTCCACCGAGCGCATGATCCGCCAGACCAACCAGCTGCTGGCGCTGGCGCGGGCCGAACCTACCCAGTTCCAGAAGACCCGGCTGTACCCGGTGGAGCTCGACAAGCTGGTGCAGGACTCGATCCAGCATTTCGTCGAGGAAGCCGACAAGAAGCAGATCGACCTCGGCTTCGAGCTGGCGCCGCTGACCATCGCCGGCGACCGTTTCCTGCTGCGTGACCTGATCGACAACCTGGTCGACAATGCGATCCGCTATACCCAGCCGGGCGGCCGTGTCACGGTAAGCTGCCATGAAGCCGACGGCCGCGGCCTGCTCCGGGTGGAGGACGATGGGCCGGGCATACCGGCGAATGAACTCGACCTGATCTTCAGCCGGTTTTACCGGCTCAACAATGACGTCGCTGGCAGCGGCCTAGGCCTGGCCATCGTGCGCGACATTGTCACCGACCACAATGCCGAGCTGAAGGTGGGGCCGGGCAGCGGTGGGCGTGGAACGGTTTTCTCGGTCAGCTTTGCGCTGGCGCAGGAGGAGCAGGAGGTTGGGGCTGTGCATCCTGTGGGGTGA
- a CDS encoding IS66 family transposase: MKSRPDLSTLSFEQKDELILQLWDRLDKLEAMLLKNSSNSSKPPSSDGFKRKPKSRRVAGKASAGGQKGHPGSTLKRVDVADQVQVHQPPQRCTACGSKLDLRTATIDVQGRQVIDLPAIRMTVIEHRLQRVRCRCGQAHTGCYPEGVTQAAQYGATIKAAVVYLTQYQHVPMKRCTRLMQDLFGVTMSPASVHAAIAQAHAAVAPVVQALGESLLQAPVVHFDETGMRVGTKLYWMHSASTEDAVVYQVHARRGYQALEALNLLPRFKGVAVHDGWPSYYRFNVQHALCNAHHLRELEFVIDSTGQQWAQDMMSLLVKMNHAVDASEDGVLSQHVAASYRRRYRELLEQGRQHNPQRLTDLTRKDKRGGIKQSTTYNLIKRLEQHADDVLRFMHDARVPFTNNLAERDLRMPKLKQKVCGCYRSFAGAQAYCSIRSYIGTLQKQSKDLIQALTMLFSGRMPSTG; encoded by the coding sequence ATGAAATCACGTCCCGATCTCTCCACTCTGAGCTTCGAGCAAAAGGACGAGCTGATCCTGCAACTCTGGGATCGCCTCGACAAGCTCGAAGCGATGCTGCTTAAAAACAGCAGTAACTCCAGCAAGCCGCCTTCGTCAGACGGCTTCAAACGCAAGCCTAAATCACGCCGCGTGGCTGGCAAGGCCAGTGCGGGCGGGCAGAAGGGACATCCCGGATCGACATTGAAACGAGTCGACGTGGCTGACCAAGTGCAAGTGCATCAGCCACCGCAACGCTGCACGGCATGTGGCAGCAAACTCGACCTGCGCACCGCCACGATCGATGTGCAAGGGCGTCAGGTCATTGACTTGCCTGCCATTCGCATGACGGTGATTGAGCATCGCCTGCAGCGTGTGCGCTGCCGTTGCGGCCAGGCGCATACCGGATGCTATCCCGAGGGGGTGACGCAGGCGGCACAGTACGGTGCGACCATCAAGGCTGCGGTGGTTTATCTGACGCAGTATCAGCATGTGCCGATGAAGCGATGCACGCGCCTGATGCAGGACTTGTTTGGCGTGACGATGTCCCCGGCCAGCGTGCATGCCGCCATTGCGCAGGCGCACGCCGCTGTGGCACCGGTGGTGCAGGCGCTGGGCGAGTCACTGCTGCAGGCGCCAGTAGTGCACTTCGATGAAACGGGCATGCGCGTGGGCACCAAGCTGTACTGGATGCACAGTGCATCGACCGAGGACGCAGTGGTCTATCAGGTGCATGCGCGCCGCGGCTACCAGGCGCTGGAGGCGTTGAACCTGCTGCCGCGCTTCAAGGGTGTGGCCGTGCATGACGGCTGGCCTTCCTACTACCGTTTCAACGTACAACATGCGTTATGCAACGCGCATCATTTGCGTGAGCTGGAGTTCGTAATCGACTCGACCGGGCAGCAATGGGCGCAAGACATGATGAGCTTGCTTGTGAAGATGAATCATGCTGTGGATGCCAGCGAGGATGGGGTGTTGAGCCAGCATGTTGCTGCAAGCTACCGTCGCCGATACCGTGAGCTCCTTGAGCAGGGTCGCCAGCATAATCCGCAAAGGCTGACTGACCTGACCCGCAAGGACAAGCGAGGCGGCATCAAGCAAAGCACCACATACAACCTGATCAAGCGGCTGGAGCAACACGCTGATGATGTGCTGCGTTTCATGCATGATGCACGGGTGCCGTTCACGAACAACCTTGCCGAGCGCGACCTTCGCATGCCCAAGCTCAAGCAGAAGGTATGCGGATGCTACCGCAGCTTTGCGGGCGCGCAGGCGTATTGCAGCATTCGTTCCTACATAGGGACATTGCAGAAGCAATCGAAGGATCTGATACAGGCATTGACCATGCTATTTAGCGGTCGCATGCCTTCGACAGGTTAA
- a CDS encoding DUF535 family protein — MYPLLDTMLLWTVRALAGSTAAQRIGAATEWLYPAADPRTARYRRSKMLLRSLTHLGPTMRVLNCLWDSKLLLALLRQHPYLAEKIHRPYSYKSLNANARAGNLISHYEFVLRQPGAQLLLEAMQADAVLAEFTGRSGASYRLRLGSARDLPKEGELMLRLECEGFTLLKTAFTCGSRNGVPGLVVGCWQGNNCPTSRDRMRDATRHLWGLRPRDLLFTGLQAVAAACGLQGMAGIGNAQHIYRHWRKRRAIVQSYDAIWTDMGGTEGPDGLFSLPLEHQRRPLNAYPSNKRGAAARRHALEDQLLAQLIAAFAASQAEQEQTRSTPAAMDENSIMRSGWKTVAHS, encoded by the coding sequence ATGTATCCCCTTCTTGACACGATGCTGCTGTGGACCGTGCGCGCGCTGGCGGGCAGCACGGCCGCGCAGCGGATAGGCGCTGCCACAGAATGGCTCTATCCTGCAGCCGACCCCAGGACGGCGCGCTACCGGCGCAGCAAGATGCTGCTGCGCTCGCTGACCCACCTCGGCCCGACCATGCGGGTCCTGAACTGCCTCTGGGACAGCAAGCTATTGCTGGCATTGCTGCGGCAGCATCCCTACCTTGCCGAGAAAATACATCGTCCCTACAGCTACAAGAGCCTTAATGCCAATGCCCGCGCTGGCAATCTGATATCGCATTACGAATTCGTGCTGCGACAGCCCGGCGCCCAACTGCTGCTCGAAGCCATGCAGGCCGATGCCGTCCTGGCCGAATTCACCGGCAGGAGCGGCGCCAGTTACCGGTTGCGCCTGGGCTCGGCGCGAGACCTGCCCAAGGAAGGCGAACTGATGCTGCGACTGGAATGCGAGGGCTTCACGCTGCTCAAGACCGCCTTCACCTGCGGCAGCAGGAACGGCGTGCCCGGCCTGGTCGTCGGGTGCTGGCAGGGGAATAATTGCCCGACCAGCCGCGACAGGATGCGGGACGCCACCCGTCACCTGTGGGGCCTGCGACCGCGCGACCTGCTCTTCACCGGCTTGCAGGCGGTAGCCGCGGCGTGCGGGCTGCAGGGCATGGCGGGCATTGGCAACGCGCAGCACATCTACCGCCACTGGCGCAAGCGCCGTGCCATCGTCCAGTCGTATGACGCGATCTGGACCGATATGGGCGGCACCGAAGGCCCCGATGGCCTGTTCAGCCTGCCGCTGGAGCATCAGCGCCGGCCCCTCAATGCCTATCCGTCGAACAAGCGCGGCGCGGCAGCACGCCGCCATGCGCTGGAAGACCAGCTGCTGGCCCAGTTGATCGCTGCCTTCGCTGCATCGCAAGCGGAGCAGGAACAAACGAGGTCCACCCCTGCGGCCATGGATGAAAACAGCATCATGCGCAGCGGCTGGAAGACAGTGGCACATTCATAA
- a CDS encoding CusA/CzcA family heavy metal efflux RND transporter has product MLDKLIRFVLNQRIFVLVLTAALAVFGYRSLTNLPIEAFPDVQDVQVQIVTQYPGQAPEEIERTVTLPIEREMSGVPRQTQLRSVTISGLSVVTLTFEDGTNDYFARQQVLEKLQGVNLPTGIQPTLAPLTTAVGEVYRYIVEAPSSMSESEVRALQDWVIRPSLRSVSGVADVVSFGGAVREYQVRIDPQALKRYGITMDQVSQALTNNSANVGGGYVKRGDEGLIVRGIGLFSSVDDIGRVIVSAKAGKTVLVSDLAEVAIGIRPKSGIVAFNRSDSVVQGVVQMVRGGNAAKVVEDIKARIEEVHTRLPRGVKLHAIYDRTKLIDHTVHTVAENLLVGAALVIAILVIFLRDWRAALVVAAVIPLSLLFAFIMLDLKGVPANLISLGAVDFGIIIDSAVVLVEALMVRLAAHNFDPTHADADYLWRKDVLRGTLVDLGHPILFAKAIIIVAFIPIFTFQRVEGKIFTPVALTLSFAMLGAILLTMTLVPTLLALLMKRHTMAERHSPWMHSLQERYRAFLLRLHPGRFMVFGISAAALAVTLALAPRLGSEFLPKLDEGNIWLTITLAPSSSLEQTKRIEGQVRAVMLTYPEVGNVITQVGRPDDGTDPKGPNNLEVLAELKPRDAWRFETKEKMVADMSARIRRLPGVPTNFSQVIQDNVEEALSGVKGEIAVKIFGPELDVLTQKSEQVAAILNGIRGSADVAAIRIGGQSELDIVIDRDRIARLGMNVSDVNASIQTALAGNAVNQFYEGDRRFDITVRLRADARESVDDIAAIPVPLPGGGTINLGDVARVQTRQGAARISREAGGRNASVKANLIGRDQGSFVAEAQRKVREQVVLPAGYSMTWGGQFENQQRAVRRLTVIVPVTALLIFSLLFWAFRSVGKATLVLSIVPFALIGGIAGLAAAGLHFSVSAAVGFIAVAGISVQNGVIMVEQIMELAGNGAASLESAVEGAVARLRPILMTALMAGLGLLPAALSHGVGSETQRPFAVVIVGGIVSATFFTLLLLPLAYGYFARTPAE; this is encoded by the coding sequence ATGCTCGATAAGCTGATTCGTTTCGTCCTCAACCAGCGGATATTCGTGCTGGTGCTGACCGCCGCGCTGGCGGTCTTTGGCTACCGCTCCCTGACCAACCTGCCGATCGAGGCCTTCCCCGACGTGCAGGACGTGCAGGTGCAGATCGTCACCCAGTACCCCGGCCAGGCGCCGGAGGAAATCGAGCGTACCGTCACCCTGCCGATCGAGCGCGAGATGAGCGGCGTGCCGCGCCAGACCCAGTTGCGCTCGGTTACCATCAGCGGCCTGTCGGTGGTGACACTGACCTTTGAAGACGGCACAAATGATTATTTCGCGCGCCAGCAGGTGCTGGAAAAGCTGCAGGGCGTCAACCTGCCGACCGGCATCCAGCCTACCCTGGCGCCGCTGACCACTGCCGTTGGCGAGGTCTACCGCTATATCGTCGAGGCGCCGTCCTCGATGTCGGAATCCGAGGTGCGGGCGCTGCAGGACTGGGTGATCCGCCCGTCGCTGCGCAGCGTGTCCGGCGTGGCCGATGTGGTCAGCTTCGGCGGCGCCGTGCGGGAATACCAGGTGCGCATCGATCCGCAGGCCCTGAAACGCTACGGCATCACCATGGACCAGGTCAGCCAGGCGCTGACCAACAACAGCGCCAATGTCGGCGGCGGCTATGTCAAGCGCGGCGACGAAGGCCTGATCGTGCGCGGGATCGGCCTGTTTTCCAGCGTGGACGACATCGGCCGCGTGATCGTCAGCGCCAAGGCCGGCAAGACGGTGCTGGTGTCCGACCTGGCCGAAGTGGCCATCGGCATCCGGCCCAAGTCCGGCATCGTGGCCTTCAACCGCAGCGACAGCGTGGTGCAGGGCGTGGTGCAGATGGTCCGCGGCGGCAATGCCGCCAAGGTGGTGGAAGACATCAAGGCACGCATCGAGGAAGTCCATACCCGGCTGCCCAGGGGCGTGAAGCTGCATGCCATCTACGACCGCACCAAGCTGATCGACCACACCGTGCATACCGTGGCGGAAAACCTGCTGGTGGGCGCGGCGCTGGTGATCGCGATCCTGGTGATCTTCCTGCGCGACTGGCGTGCCGCGCTGGTGGTGGCGGCGGTTATCCCGCTGTCGCTGCTGTTTGCCTTCATCATGCTGGACCTGAAAGGCGTGCCGGCCAACCTGATCTCGCTGGGCGCGGTCGACTTCGGCATCATCATCGACAGCGCCGTGGTGCTGGTGGAAGCGCTGATGGTCAGGCTGGCGGCGCACAACTTCGATCCGACCCATGCCGACGCCGACTACCTGTGGCGCAAGGATGTGCTGCGCGGCACGCTGGTCGACCTGGGCCACCCCATCCTGTTCGCCAAGGCCATCATCATCGTCGCCTTCATCCCGATCTTCACGTTCCAGCGGGTCGAGGGCAAGATCTTCACGCCGGTGGCGCTGACGCTGAGCTTTGCGATGCTGGGCGCCATCCTGCTGACCATGACGCTGGTGCCGACCCTGCTGGCATTGCTGATGAAGCGCCATACCATGGCCGAGCGGCACAGCCCATGGATGCACTCCCTGCAGGAACGCTACCGCGCCTTCCTGCTCCGCTTGCATCCGGGCCGCTTCATGGTGTTCGGCATCTCGGCCGCGGCGCTGGCAGTCACGCTGGCGCTGGCGCCCAGGCTGGGCAGCGAGTTCCTGCCCAAGCTCGATGAAGGCAATATCTGGCTCACCATCACGCTGGCGCCTTCCAGCTCGCTGGAGCAGACCAAGCGCATCGAGGGCCAGGTGCGGGCCGTGATGCTGACCTATCCCGAGGTCGGCAACGTGATCACCCAGGTCGGCCGGCCGGATGACGGCACCGACCCCAAGGGCCCGAACAACCTGGAAGTGCTGGCCGAGCTGAAGCCGCGCGACGCGTGGCGTTTCGAGACGAAGGAAAAGATGGTGGCCGACATGTCGGCCCGGATCCGCCGCCTGCCGGGCGTGCCGACCAACTTTTCCCAGGTCATCCAGGACAACGTGGAAGAGGCGCTGTCGGGCGTGAAGGGCGAAATCGCGGTCAAGATCTTCGGGCCCGAGCTCGACGTGCTGACGCAGAAGAGCGAACAGGTTGCTGCCATCCTCAACGGCATCCGGGGCTCGGCCGACGTTGCCGCGATCCGCATCGGCGGCCAGAGCGAGCTCGACATCGTGATCGACCGCGACCGTATCGCCCGTCTCGGCATGAACGTCTCGGATGTCAATGCATCGATCCAGACCGCGCTGGCCGGCAATGCGGTCAACCAGTTCTACGAAGGCGACCGCCGCTTCGACATCACGGTGCGGCTGCGCGCCGACGCGCGGGAATCGGTCGATGACATCGCGGCCATTCCGGTGCCGCTGCCGGGCGGCGGCACGATCAACCTGGGCGATGTCGCCAGGGTGCAGACCCGCCAGGGCGCGGCACGCATCAGCCGCGAGGCGGGCGGGCGCAATGCCTCGGTCAAGGCCAACCTGATCGGCCGCGACCAGGGCAGCTTTGTCGCCGAAGCCCAGCGCAAGGTCAGGGAACAGGTGGTACTGCCTGCCGGCTACAGCATGACCTGGGGCGGCCAGTTCGAGAACCAGCAACGCGCGGTGCGCCGGCTGACGGTGATCGTGCCGGTCACGGCGCTGCTGATCTTCTCGCTGCTGTTCTGGGCCTTCCGTTCGGTCGGCAAGGCCACCCTGGTGCTGTCCATCGTGCCCTTCGCCCTGATCGGCGGCATCGCCGGCCTGGCCGCTGCCGGCCTGCATTTCTCGGTGTCGGCGGCGGTTGGCTTCATCGCCGTGGCCGGCATCTCGGTGCAGAACGGCGTGATCATGGTCGAGCAGATCATGGAACTGGCCGGCAATGGCGCGGCTTCGCTGGAAAGCGCGGTAGAAGGCGCGGTGGCGCGCCTGCGTCCGATCCTGATGACGGCGCTGATGGCGGGCCTGGGCCTGTTGCCGGCGGCGCTGTCGCATGGCGTCGGCTCGGAAACGCAGCGGCCGTTCGCGGTGGTGATCGTCGGCGGCATCGTCTCGGCCACCTTCTTCACGCTGCTGCTGCTGCCGCTGGCCTACGGCTACTTCGCGCGCACGCCGGCGGAATAG
- a CDS encoding response regulator transcription factor, with amino-acid sequence MHVLLVEDDAVLSDGIARNLTNHGMVVDVVSNGRDADLALQRRDIAVVVLDIGLPGIDGFEVVRRLRARGSTTPVLLLTARDAVEDRVFGLELGADDYLAKPFATPELVARVRALLRRASPAQTSVQMGELTLDTAARRAMVRGRPIELSVREWGILEYLIRHSGRVVSKQQIIDAILPWGEELTLNAVEVYVSRIRIKLGDAGLALRTIRGFGYMLETER; translated from the coding sequence ATGCATGTGCTTTTAGTCGAAGACGATGCCGTACTGTCCGACGGCATCGCCCGCAACCTGACCAACCATGGCATGGTGGTGGACGTTGTGTCCAACGGCCGTGATGCCGACCTCGCGCTGCAGCGGCGCGACATCGCCGTGGTGGTGCTCGACATTGGCCTGCCCGGCATCGACGGCTTCGAGGTGGTGCGCCGCCTGCGCGCCCGCGGCAGCACCACGCCGGTGCTGCTCCTGACCGCGCGCGACGCGGTGGAAGACCGGGTGTTCGGCCTGGAACTGGGTGCCGACGACTATCTGGCCAAGCCCTTCGCCACGCCGGAACTGGTGGCGCGCGTAAGGGCGCTGCTGCGCCGGGCCAGCCCGGCCCAGACCAGCGTGCAGATGGGCGAACTCACGCTGGACACCGCCGCGCGCCGGGCCATGGTGCGCGGCCGGCCGATCGAGCTGTCGGTGCGCGAATGGGGCATCCTGGAATACCTGATACGGCACAGCGGCCGGGTTGTCTCGAAGCAGCAGATCATCGACGCCATCCTGCCGTGGGGCGAGGAGCTGACGCTGAACGCGGTGGAAGTCTATGTCTCGCGCATCCGCATCAAGCTCGGCGACGCCGGCCTGGCGCTGCGCACGATACGCGGCTTCGGCTACATGCTGGAAACTGAACGCTAA